DNA sequence from the Candidatus Sulfuricurvum sp. RIFRC-1 genome:
GGAGGATTAGAGACGAGAAAATCGATTTTTTCGATGATAGGTGAGAGCAAATCCCCCTCGCGCAATTCGATTCGCTCACTCAGACCGAACATTTCAATATTGCGGCGCGCAACTGCCAATGCACGCGGTGAAATATCAACAGCAATAAAACGGGCATTTGGCAGATGCAATGCAAGAAGTATCGAAATGATTCCGCTCCCTACCCCCACTTCGACAACCGTCATCGTATCATCGAGTGAAACAGACGCTAAGACTTCATCAATCAAATGTTCCGTCTCGGGACGGGGGATTAAAGCCCCCTCATCGATGTAAAACTCACGGCTGTAAAAACTGACGCGATTCGTCAAATATTCGAGAGGAACATTCGCGGAACGCTTTTCAACCCATTGCACTAATCTCGGATCACTTTCATCGAGCACATCCTCTTGGTGTGTGATAAAGTAGAGCTGATCTTTATTTAGATACGCCATAAGGAGAAGTTCCGCCTCACGGCGGGGAGATTCAACAACACCGTTCAATCGGAGTGTAATCTCTTCGTGAAGCTCTTTTAGTCGTTTGGACATGGGTCGGCATATCCTTCATCTTTTTCAATGCGGATATCATACCCTAACGCACGGAGCCGATCCACGACCGGTGGATGGGTCGTGTGAAAAAAGCGATAGAGCGGGTGAGAAAGGGGGAAGCTTTTGTTCTCTGCCACCAGTTTTTTGAGGGCATTGACCAAATGCTCCGCACCGCCGAGTTCAGCGCCGGTACGATCAGCTTCATATTCATTATGTCGGCTCATAAGGCCCATCAACGGCATCATGACAAAACTGACTACCGGAAGGAGAAGGATAAAGAGCATCATAATAATGTGCGGACTCTGTGAAACTCCAAGTTCCATATAAAGTGTTTCGGGAAGATTTCCGAAAAGGGCAAACATCCCAAACAGCATCGCCCCGACTATCGCAATATTTTTGTACAAATCACCGTGAGCGAAGTGCCCCAACTCATGCCCTAAAACAGCGATTAGCTCACTGGGAGAGAGTTTTTGGATCAGCGTATCGAACAAGACAACCCGTTTAGACTTTCCTAAACCGCCGAAATAGGCATTCAGTCTGGCATCGCGTTTACTTGCGTCACTGATAAAGACACCGCTGCTGATGAAGCCCGTTTTCGCCATCAACGCTTCAATCTGTTCCCGAAGCGTAGGGTCTTCCAGCGGAGTCACTTTGTCAAAAAAGAGAGCACGGATGGTCGGAAAAAACATATTAATGGCAATAACAACTGCCATAATAAAGGTAAAACTCCACAACCACCATAGCTCACTGGAAGTGATAATCATCGATACAATCCAAACCATAAAACTACCGATAACAAGGGTTAAAAGGGTACTGATAAAGGTATCTTTGACAAACTGAGCGGTAGATGAACGGTTAAATCCGTACTTGGCATCAATTTTGAATTTTGCGATCCAACCAAACGGCAACATAACAAGACCATTAATGACAATAAGCCCCATCACGGCAATGATCGTTTGTGTTAGTGGACTTTGAGCGACTAACGCCGAATCGAGCCATGCCATCATTCCGCCGATCCAAATAAGAAAGAGTCCGTATTCAACAAACGTCTCCATCATCCCGAGTTTCTCTTTGGCGACTGCATAGTTAGCGGCATCAAGATACTCACGCTCACCCATCAGTACGGCACCTTTGCGCTTAATCTGATTGATATAACCAATCTGCATCACACTGACATACAAGCGGATAATGATGTAAAGGGTATAAACTCCGATAACGGTTGCGATCATTTAAAGCCTTAGAATTAGAAGCTGGATTCCCGATCGGAGTCGGGAATGACGTGGTAAGATTTTACCATTATTTAACTGGAACTTTCCCGATACTCTCATTAACAGTGATTGTGTCTTCTGTACTGCCGTAATACATTTTTGCGGCAACAAAAATGGCACCAATCAACAAACCGCTGATAATAACCGCCCAAACAATCCGTTTTTTTGGCCCTTTAAGGGTATTATAGTCCTCGATAGAACTGAGTGTTGGTTCATTGTCTTTCATTAGGTTCTCCTCTAATATAGTGATAAGAATCGTAACAATATTAACCTACAAACGGTTAATGAATAACCGCTAAAACAACGCTTTAAGTTTGTTTATTTAGACGTCACTTATGTACGGACTTTCAATGCGTAATTTAAAGGGACGGTAATACGAACCGTTTGAGGCGGTTGTGGGAAATATTCTGATACTTTCTGTACCAATGCCATCGCATCATCATCCAAAAGTTCATAACCTGAACTTCCCATAATTCGGATATCTTCTACATCACCGTTTTGTTTAAGCCGAAACGTCACTTTTACCGCTCCTTCTTGTTTTAAACGGACAGCTTGCGATGGATATTTACGATATTTAACCAATAACTCCCGTATAGTCGAGAGGTGATCATCTAAATATTGCTCTTCCATATTAACCGGCGGTGTAACCGGCATAAGTTTAACAACAGGTATTATTTTTGGCTCAGGCTGAGCCACTTGAGCCACTGCAACCGGCTGAGATGGAACAACAACCTCTTGAACCTTTGGTTCAGGTTCTTGTGCTTTCACAATTGGTTCTGGTATTCTAGGAACAATAGGTTTCGCTTCTACAGGTTCTATTTTTTGTGGTATCGGCAAAGTTGATTTTACTATCGGCTGCACTTGATTAGCAGGTGAAGATTCCTTCAAAGCCAACTCTAAAACAATTTCTTCTTCTTTTTCCTCTTTTGGCAGTGTGCTCAAAGCAACCGCACCCGTAATAATTCCGGCATGCAGAACTATAGAGAGGAGAAAGGAACGTTTCGTTTTCATGATTCCCTCTTGGTCACAATCGAAATTTTCTCAATATTTTGAAGTTTTAGCTGATCAAGAATAAAAATAAAATCATTGAAAAAGGCTTTTTTATCCCCCAATACACTGACACTCGCATCACTGCCCAGAGTGGTGATTACTTGGCTCAACTCACTTTGGCTCATCTCTTTTCCATTCCAGTACAACACCCCATTTTCACTGATAGCAATTTCAATCTTCTGCGGCGGAGTTTCTTTGGCACTTGCCGCTTTCGGAAGATCGAGTTTGATCGCTCCCGAAGCAACAAACGTCGAGATTGTCAGAACAATCGCCAGAAGAACCAATACCACATCAATCAATGGAACGACATTGATTCCTTCCACTCGTTTAAGCGCGCGCATCTTCCCATTTCCCCATCAATAGATCCATCTTACGCAGACATGCACTGTAGATCATCATGGACGGAATCGCTACTAACAATCCTAACGCCGTCGCTTTGAGTGCCAGTGATAGTCCAATGACGACAGTGGAGGGTTCCATTCCCCCGCTTTGTCCGATTTCGTAAAATACCACCATAATCCCTGCAACGGTCCCGAGCAATCCCACGTAGGGTGCGTTTGACCCGATCACTGAAATCGTAGTCAAGTTTTTAGAGAGTTCAGCTTCAGCACGATTTTTTGTTTCATAACTTTCTAAATTGACGGAACGATAGTAAAAAAATCGCTCAATTCCATACGCGAACGCGATAACACTCATTACACCTAATATACTCAATGTCGCATAATCGACCACTAACTTTAACGCTTCCATTTCTTCTTCCTTTATGTCATTTTATTGATTATGTATCTGCCCACGTACGGAGTAGATTATGATAAATACTCGTAAGTTTGACCGTATCCTCATCATCCCCCAACCGCTCACGAAATGCCATGATCGACATATCCAAATCAAACAATAATCGGCGTCGGTCTGTCTCACGAATCATACTCTCTAACCACGTAAAGCAGGAAATACGCGCTCCGCGAGTCACCGGTTCAACCCGATGAACACTTGATGAGGGATAAAGCACTAAATCCCCTGCCGGAAGTTTGACAACTTGTGATCCGAAGGTATCCTCGATCACTAATTCTCCCCCATCATATTCCTCAGGATCAGAGAAAAAGAGGGTAAAAGAGAGGTCACTCCGTACCCGTTTACCACCGCCTCGCATGGTACGAACCGCATTATCAACATGGTTGCCGAACGTATTAAATTCACCCGTATAACAGTTGAATAACGGAGGGAAAATCTTTTTCGGTAATGCCGCCGTAAAAAATAGCGCGTTATTACTCAGGGCATCTAACACAATTTTTTGCAACGCTACAGCCGCTTCTGACTCTTCGGGAAGCTGCAAATTATTTTTCGCTTTTGCCGCCTGTGTACCGCTGGTAACATTACCGTCCACCCACGTCGAGGATGTCAGAATTTCACGGCATTGTGCCACCTGCTCAGAGGTGAGTACGCCCGGTATATAGAGTAACATGTTTATTTCCTTTGCCTAAGTTTTGAAGTTAAAAGACTCAAATCCTCTAACTTTAAAACTCCCGCAGGGGGAGTAAGGTTTTAAAAGAATTTGTAGTCCAGTGTAATCTGAGCCGTCCGTCCGGTTCCCGGAACAACGAATCCTCCATTGATATAGGCCGATTCATAATATGTCATGTCCAAAAGGTTTTTTACATTAAGCTGAACAGCATAGTTTTTCTGAACATACGCGATCATCCCATCATAACGGATATAACTTGGTGCGGTATTCGGATTAAAAACATTTGTCGGACTTTCATTTGCATAACTGTAAACAGCACGATCCCCTTTACCCTCAATTCCACCACCGATTTTCCATCCGCTGCCAAGTTTGTACGTTGTCCAGAGATTAAAAGTGTAATCCGTTGAATTCGGCGGTTTTTGACCGATGTACATATCATCTTTACCCGGTGTAACGGCATCCACTTCCGGGTCCATAAGCGCAACACCTGCAAATACATCCCAATTATCAGTGATGCGACCCGCAACTTCGAGTTCGATACCGTCCGTATGGCGCTCTTTTGAGAGTATCGGATTGCTTGATGCACTTGCTACGTCAGTGTTGCGTTCCCACTCTTTGATCGTACGGTAAATTGCTGTGCGTAAGGAAAGATCACCTTCAAAGAGTTCAAATTTTGCACCAAGTTCATACGTTTTACTGCGTTCAGGATCATAGGCATTGGAAAACGAGTAAAGATCCCCTGTCGTATTAAATGAATTATTCCAAGCAAGATAATAATGTTGTTGTTTACTCAGCTGATACGATAATCCGGCACGGTAACTCATCTCATTAAAATGGAGCTCCCCATTTTGCACCATATCCGCTCCGGTGTAGTAATCCATATTTAACCAATCTTTACGAAAACCTGCCATTACTTTCCACTTAGGAGCCACCTCGACAATGTCCTGTGCGTAGAGTGCCCACGTACGTCCTTTATACCCACCGCTGATATTGCGTTCTTTATTGCCATAGACTGCTTTATAAGCATCGGGAAGCATTGAACCTGATTCCGCTGTGGTTGGCATAGAAGCGGCCCATCGTGTACCTGTCGTTGCATACTGATACCAGATTCCATTGCTTGCCAGTGCACGTTGCCCATTGGATGGAGCCGCCGGAAGTCCATTAGTCGCTCCGTTAGCCAAAGATATATTTGGATAATAGGCTGATAACCCGTCATGCCCCCACCGCACTTGTTCTTCTCGTAAAAACTCAGTCCCGACCAATGCTTCATGTTTCAGTCCAAGGGCTTCAAACTGCGTCGTGAAATCATTTTGCCATGTATCGGTTTTCTCTTTCGCACCGTTTCCTTTTGTACCTCTGGTAATTGTAGTGTCTGGGCCACTGGTCGTATCATACCCACCCGGTGCAGTTGCCCAGTTATCACGTAAATAATCGGCATGACGTATCACGGAACGAAGCTGTGTATCTTTAGAGAATTTATGGGTATAACTGGCCGTTGTAATATTGACACGATTATCTTCATAGTCATCGGTGAATCCATAAAACACTTCGTTCCCTACATCGGCAGGTCTTTTGGTAGCACTGTCAAACGGAACACCATAATCGGGAGTAATATGTGTTTTCAGATAATAATGGGATAAACTGAACTCATTATCGGTATTAAGTCCAAACGTCATTGTCGGAGCAATACCAACGGTTTCATTATAAACATCATCGCGGGTACTTCCAGAATCCATCCCCATCGCATTGAGACGAAATGCTGTCGTATCGTTTAGCATCACGTTCACATCAGCTGAAGCACGTTTATATTCATCCGTACCGACAGTGATAGAGAGTTTGCCAAAATTTTCAGCTTCCGCATCTTTACTCACCTGATTGATAACGCCACCCGCTTGACCACGACCGAATAACATCGCCGCACCGCCGCGCAGAACGTCAACGGATTCGAGATTAAATGTATCACGGTTATACTGAGCGACATCACGGATACCGTCAAGATATAAATCCCCGAAAGTATAGAATCCGCGAAGATTCATATTATCCCCGATACGTCCACCTTCTGCAGCATTGAAAGTGAGCCCGGATACATTACTAAGCGCTTCTTTTAGGGTAAATTCCGATTTGTCGTGTAACAACTCTTTCGTTACCACCGTAATTGCCTGAGGTACATCATGAGCTAATTGCCCAGTTTTGGCAGTTTTAGAAATGCCCGGCTGATAGCGAGGAAGTTCTATTTCTACCGCCTCTTGAATATCAATGGCTTCAATAGTAGCATTAGAATCAGCAGTAGAGGCCAATAATGAGCTCGCACTCATACTAAGAAGCATAGCTCCGATTGGGAGCATTTGCGAATGTAAAAAACGGTTATGATAGGCCATAGGCACTCCTTAAGTTATGGAAGTGGCTGGCTATAGGCTTAAAAGGAGAATGAAAAGCGTTGGCTGGCTAAATAATTTGAAAGCAAATGATAATTACTTTCATTTGTAGAAATATAACTCATCTAAAGAGAGATGTCAATAGTGATAAGCATTATTAAGTAAATCAATTATGAACGTTAAGATCATCTTAAGGGATAAATCCCTTAACAGAAAGAAGAAGTTTTACCAGCTCCCTTCTAGAGTAACGAGGAAATGGAAGCGGGAGTTTTCATGATCGATTTGAGTTTCACTCAGAACCCCAGAGCTATAACGTTTTGAGGTTGTAGTAATGCTCTCTTGGGTAATATTTTTGAGATTTAACCCTACTTTATAGGTGGAATCAAGCCGTTTGGATGCATAGAGGTCGAGTGCTCCGTGCCCCTCTTGGGATTCTGCGATGCCGCTAAGATCAATCGGATCATCGTATCCGCTCACATAACGATACGCAGCACCATACGTCAAGCGATACGCTTGCAGCCGATGATCGATTCCGATGTTATAGATATAATCATGTGTCCCTTTGATTGTCCGCTTGACTCCATCGGTAACGAGAGAGGAATTTTGAAAAGTTGCATTCGCGAATATACCTAAGCCGCTGACATACGATTCCAATGATTTTTTGAGTTCTAACTCCAAACTCCAAAGCTTCCCTTCACCCGCATTTCTTGGACGTTCGACATATCGACCCGATTCAAAGGTTGTCAGTTTTTCAATTTTATCGTTGATATCCCGATAAAAACCGCCGATACTCATAATCCCTTTATCCTCAAAGAAATGCTCATAACGGACTTCGTAACTGAGAGCGGATTCTTCTTTGAGATTCGGATTTCCGGTGATATCAGGGTGGTTAAGATCATTTTCATCGAGCGAGCTGTCTAGTGAGGAAGAGAGTTCATCAAGACGGGGAAGCTTTACCGTTTTGGCAACGCTTGCACGCAGATTATCATTCTCACTCAGTTTGTAAAGAGCATGAAAGGATGGAGCGAAATAGTCGATATCGATATTCTGATCGAACTGACGTACCGATCTCTCGAACCGAATCCCCGGAGTTAGCACTATTTTTTCATTCAATGCAATTTCATCTTGGATATACCATGATCCTTTATCCTCTTTCAAACGCTGATGCTCATCGGTATTAAGCGTTCCATTGGTGTATCCGATAACATCATCTTTTTGGTGGAGGCGCTTGATTTCGGCACCTGTTTTGATAAAGTGCTCATCCAAAGCGATCGAATAGCTCCCCTCAGCTCCAAAAACTCGAAAGGATCCTTCATCATTCTGTTCATTGAGTGTTGTGGCATTATCGGTACGCGTGATTCCATCTGAAGTGTTTTCATGGTATTTGAGTTTCCACTCGATCAGTTCTGTTCCCGAGAGGTTGTGTATTCCTGAAAGTTTTGCCCAAAGCATCAAGGCATCCCCCGCATCGTGTTGAAGGAGCGTTTCATTCACACTTCCCACTCTATCTTCTACACTCTCTTTAACATAATCACTTCGATTCAAAGCTCCATCAAACATATATTTATCTTTGGACGATGGGGTGTAAATCAATTTGGTATTGAGGCTGAGGGAGCGGTAGCGTGACTCATTGTCATTATAGTCATCTCTCGTATCAGTATGAGTTGAAGAAGAATCATCCTGCGAATTATCCGAGAGCGTTGTATTAATAAGATAAGAAAGTTTCCCTTTTTTCCCCTCCTGCTGAGCAAACACAGAAACCATCGGTTCCCCTGCATACGCTCCGGCGGTGAGTTTGGCGATCGTTTTTCCCTCAGATGAGGGTTTTTTCAGAACGATATTAACAATCCCTCCCATTGATTCAGCACTGTATTCAGCCGAACCGTTGGTCATCACCTCCAAACGCTCAATCATATCGGGAGAGATGTGTTCGAGCGGATTTCCCCGCTTGGTAGATGAAACTTCCTCTCCGTCGATCATAACTTTCGTATACCCTTTGCCAGGCGAT
Encoded proteins:
- the prmC gene encoding peptide chain release factor N(5)-glutamine methyltransferase; its protein translation is MSKRLKELHEEITLRLNGVVESPRREAELLLMAYLNKDQLYFITHQEDVLDESDPRLVQWVEKRSANVPLEYLTNRVSFYSREFYIDEGALIPRPETEHLIDEVLASVSLDDTMTVVEVGVGSGIISILLALHLPNARFIAVDISPRALAVARRNIEMFGLSERIELREGDLLSPIIEKIDFLVSNPPYIAHDAPLESNLSYEPQNALFGGEIGDEMIRALLDEVYTRRIPSFACEMGYDQRSKVQEYLKNFAVQSLDFYTDYASFDRGFVLKAIHE
- a CDS encoding M48 family metallopeptidase, whose protein sequence is MIATVIGVYTLYIIIRLYVSVMQIGYINQIKRKGAVLMGEREYLDAANYAVAKEKLGMMETFVEYGLFLIWIGGMMAWLDSALVAQSPLTQTIIAVMGLIVINGLVMLPFGWIAKFKIDAKYGFNRSSTAQFVKDTFISTLLTLVIGSFMVWIVSMIITSSELWWLWSFTFIMAVVIAINMFFPTIRALFFDKVTPLEDPTLREQIEALMAKTGFISSGVFISDASKRDARLNAYFGGLGKSKRVVLFDTLIQKLSPSELIAVLGHELGHFAHGDLYKNIAIVGAMLFGMFALFGNLPETLYMELGVSQSPHIIMMLFILLLPVVSFVMMPLMGLMSRHNEYEADRTGAELGGAEHLVNALKKLVAENKSFPLSHPLYRFFHTTHPPVVDRLRALGYDIRIEKDEGYADPCPND
- a CDS encoding TonB family protein, producing the protein MKTKRSFLLSIVLHAGIITGAVALSTLPKEEKEEEIVLELALKESSPANQVQPIVKSTLPIPQKIEPVEAKPIVPRIPEPIVKAQEPEPKVQEVVVPSQPVAVAQVAQPEPKIIPVVKLMPVTPPVNMEEQYLDDHLSTIRELLVKYRKYPSQAVRLKQEGAVKVTFRLKQNGDVEDIRIMGSSGYELLDDDAMALVQKVSEYFPQPPQTVRITVPLNYALKVRT
- a CDS encoding biopolymer transporter ExbD, which translates into the protein MRALKRVEGINVVPLIDVVLVLLAIVLTISTFVASGAIKLDLPKAASAKETPPQKIEIAISENGVLYWNGKEMSQSELSQVITTLGSDASVSVLGDKKAFFNDFIFILDQLKLQNIEKISIVTKRES
- the exbB gene encoding TonB-system energizer ExbB; this encodes MEALKLVVDYATLSILGVMSVIAFAYGIERFFYYRSVNLESYETKNRAEAELSKNLTTISVIGSNAPYVGLLGTVAGIMVVFYEIGQSGGMEPSTVVIGLSLALKATALGLLVAIPSMMIYSACLRKMDLLMGKWEDARA
- a CDS encoding Fe2+-dependent dioxygenase; amino-acid sequence: MLLYIPGVLTSEQVAQCREILTSSTWVDGNVTSGTQAAKAKNNLQLPEESEAAVALQKIVLDALSNNALFFTAALPKKIFPPLFNCYTGEFNTFGNHVDNAVRTMRGGGKRVRSDLSFTLFFSDPEEYDGGELVIEDTFGSQVVKLPAGDLVLYPSSSVHRVEPVTRGARISCFTWLESMIRETDRRRLLFDLDMSIMAFRERLGDDEDTVKLTSIYHNLLRTWADT
- a CDS encoding TonB-dependent siderophore receptor, whose protein sequence is MAYHNRFLHSQMLPIGAMLLSMSASSLLASTADSNATIEAIDIQEAVEIELPRYQPGISKTAKTGQLAHDVPQAITVVTKELLHDKSEFTLKEALSNVSGLTFNAAEGGRIGDNMNLRGFYTFGDLYLDGIRDVAQYNRDTFNLESVDVLRGGAAMLFGRGQAGGVINQVSKDAEAENFGKLSITVGTDEYKRASADVNVMLNDTTAFRLNAMGMDSGSTRDDVYNETVGIAPTMTFGLNTDNEFSLSHYYLKTHITPDYGVPFDSATKRPADVGNEVFYGFTDDYEDNRVNITTASYTHKFSKDTQLRSVIRHADYLRDNWATAPGGYDTTSGPDTTITRGTKGNGAKEKTDTWQNDFTTQFEALGLKHEALVGTEFLREEQVRWGHDGLSAYYPNISLANGATNGLPAAPSNGQRALASNGIWYQYATTGTRWAASMPTTAESGSMLPDAYKAVYGNKERNISGGYKGRTWALYAQDIVEVAPKWKVMAGFRKDWLNMDYYTGADMVQNGELHFNEMSYRAGLSYQLSKQQHYYLAWNNSFNTTGDLYSFSNAYDPERSKTYELGAKFELFEGDLSLRTAIYRTIKEWERNTDVASASSNPILSKERHTDGIELEVAGRITDNWDVFAGVALMDPEVDAVTPGKDDMYIGQKPPNSTDYTFNLWTTYKLGSGWKIGGGIEGKGDRAVYSYANESPTNVFNPNTAPSYIRYDGMIAYVQKNYAVQLNVKNLLDMTYYESAYINGGFVVPGTGRTAQITLDYKFF
- a CDS encoding TonB-dependent receptor; translation: MSCAQEIIQLDKIEVEETYNVIEERKENSIAKRIIKGEELTQYGDMNALEMLKRTPGVTISEGKGKKGSPGKGYTKVMIDGEEVSSTKRGNPLEHISPDMIERLEVMTNGSAEYSAESMGGIVNIVLKKPSSEGKTIAKLTAGAYAGEPMVSVFAQQEGKKGKLSYLINTTLSDNSQDDSSSTHTDTRDDYNDNESRYRSLSLNTKLIYTPSSKDKYMFDGALNRSDYVKESVEDRVGSVNETLLQHDAGDALMLWAKLSGIHNLSGTELIEWKLKYHENTSDGITRTDNATTLNEQNDEGSFRVFGAEGSYSIALDEHFIKTGAEIKRLHQKDDVIGYTNGTLNTDEHQRLKEDKGSWYIQDEIALNEKIVLTPGIRFERSVRQFDQNIDIDYFAPSFHALYKLSENDNLRASVAKTVKLPRLDELSSSLDSSLDENDLNHPDITGNPNLKEESALSYEVRYEHFFEDKGIMSIGGFYRDINDKIEKLTTFESGRYVERPRNAGEGKLWSLELELKKSLESYVSGLGIFANATFQNSSLVTDGVKRTIKGTHDYIYNIGIDHRLQAYRLTYGAAYRYVSGYDDPIDLSGIAESQEGHGALDLYASKRLDSTYKVGLNLKNITQESITTTSKRYSSGVLSETQIDHENSRFHFLVTLEGSW